One genomic region from Octopus bimaculoides isolate UCB-OBI-ISO-001 chromosome 30, ASM119413v2, whole genome shotgun sequence encodes:
- the LOC106877364 gene encoding uncharacterized protein LOC106877364, giving the protein MDYKTAFEAVARTLRDIRNCNSMMGSVTVLLSGDFRETKVDELNTSIKYSVLWHHVKTLQLSTNKRSRLSRHQSVERFAEQLLKLGDGKLPIDEEQFLTFNPMCTLTDSVVDLVDEIFPNLLHNCINTDWITERAILASKYVVNSISNMLFNKLPGEIFTYNSIDSVVDYQDNVNYPIEFLNSLEPPVTNVFKRRHSNSFSILRQTDSASGNVFSIIEIHNSNQCT; this is encoded by the exons ATGGACTACAAAACAGCTTTTGAAGCTGTTGCCAGAACATTACGAGACATAAGGAATTGCAATTCCATGATGGGATCAGTAACGGTATTATTGTCAGGAGACTTCCGAGAAACAAAAGTGGATGAGCTCAATACTTCAATAAAGTATTCTGTATTATGGCATCATGTGAAAACACTTCAACTTTCAACAAATAAGAGATCAAGGCTTTCAAGACATCAATCAGTTGAACGATTTGCAGAGCAGCTTTTGAAACTCGGTGACGGGAAACTTCCAATTGATGAAGAACAGTTTCTTACATTCAATCCAATGTGTACTTTAACTGATTCCGTGGTTGATTTGGTGGATGAAATCTTTCCCAATCTTCTTCATAATTGTATCAATACAGATTGGATCACTGAGCGAGCTATCCTGGCTTCAAAATATGTTGTAAATAGTATTAGTAATATGCTATTTAATAAACTTCCGGGAGAAATATTCACTTATAACTCAATTGATAGTGTTGTTGATTATCAGGATAATGTTAACTACCCCATCGAATTTTTAAACTCACTAGAACCACCAG ttaCAAATGTCTTCAAACGTCGACATTCAAACAGCTTTTCCATATTGAGACAAACGGACTCTGCATCCGGGAACGtgttttcaataattgaaattcacaatTCTAATCAGTGTACATGA